From one Acidobacteriota bacterium genomic stretch:
- a CDS encoding ABC transporter substrate-binding protein, producing the protein MTESTEISLAHSPDADDAFMFYALAKDLIDTDGVRFTHHLEDIQSLNEKARDTIYDVTALSFALYPSVADQYALLSSGASIGDGYGPIVVSKNEIEENDLAGRRVGIPGRNTSAWIAMQLFEPDVDPVMMNFDHVQHAVLGGDVDAGIIIHEGQLTWKDLGLKLVVDLGEWWKRETGLPLPLGCNAIRRSLGEEMMRKVSRILRESIEYSLSHRDAALDYALGFGRGLDRTRGDEFVGMYVNDLTVDYGERGRNAVKTFLSRAHERGLVDPIRSYDFY; encoded by the coding sequence ATGACTGAATCGACCGAGATCTCTCTCGCTCACTCCCCCGACGCCGACGACGCGTTCATGTTCTACGCTCTGGCGAAAGACCTGATCGATACCGACGGAGTCCGCTTCACGCATCATCTCGAAGACATCCAGTCGCTCAACGAAAAGGCGCGCGACACGATTTACGACGTGACCGCTCTGTCGTTCGCGTTGTATCCCTCCGTCGCCGACCAGTACGCGCTGCTCTCGAGCGGCGCTTCGATCGGTGACGGTTACGGCCCGATCGTCGTTTCGAAGAACGAGATCGAAGAGAACGACCTCGCGGGCCGCCGTGTCGGAATCCCCGGCAGAAACACCTCGGCGTGGATCGCGATGCAGCTCTTCGAGCCGGATGTGGATCCGGTCATGATGAACTTCGATCATGTGCAGCATGCCGTGCTCGGCGGGGACGTCGACGCAGGGATCATCATTCACGAAGGACAGCTCACCTGGAAGGACCTCGGGTTGAAGCTCGTCGTTGATCTCGGCGAGTGGTGGAAACGCGAGACCGGTCTGCCGCTTCCTCTCGGATGCAACGCAATCAGGCGGTCGCTCGGGGAAGAGATGATGCGAAAGGTCTCGCGGATTCTTCGGGAATCGATTGAATACTCCCTTTCGCATCGCGATGCCGCGCTCGATTATGCGCTCGGCTTCGGACGCGGTCTCGATCGAACCCGAGGCGACGAGTTCGTCGGCATGTACGTCAACGATCTCACCGTCGATTACGGCGAGCGTGGCCGGAACGCGGTGAAAACTTTTCTGAGCCGCGCGCACGAGCGCGGTCTCGTCGATCCGATCCGGAGTTACGACTTCTACTGA
- a CDS encoding 1-acyl-sn-glycerol-3-phosphate acyltransferase: MLRSIWTASVTLFATVICATPIIVFGMFGRTNTPTIDRLVRLWAKMILFAAGVTVTAKTDPSVDPETKYVFIANHQSYLDIPVLFVAVRQPIRVMAKRSLFQIPIFGWGLKAAGFIPIDRKDRSTALASFRLAGDRIRMGNSVLVFPEGSRSRSTELGAFQRGAFLLAMRARLDIVPVGIIGTRDVMPVGKLIIRSGPVTIRIAAPIPVADYPAPRRDELTERTRAEIEALLREAHAE; encoded by the coding sequence ATGCTCCGATCGATCTGGACCGCGTCCGTGACCCTCTTCGCAACGGTGATCTGTGCGACGCCGATCATCGTATTCGGAATGTTCGGACGGACGAACACTCCGACGATCGACCGGCTCGTCCGCCTGTGGGCAAAGATGATTCTCTTCGCAGCGGGTGTGACCGTCACGGCGAAAACCGACCCGTCGGTCGATCCGGAGACAAAGTACGTCTTCATCGCGAATCATCAGAGCTACCTCGACATCCCGGTGCTTTTCGTCGCGGTCCGCCAGCCGATCCGGGTGATGGCGAAGAGAAGTCTGTTTCAGATTCCGATTTTCGGCTGGGGGTTGAAAGCCGCCGGCTTCATCCCGATCGACCGGAAGGACCGCTCGACGGCCCTCGCGTCGTTCCGACTCGCCGGCGATCGCATCCGGATGGGCAATTCGGTGCTCGTCTTTCCCGAGGGGAGCCGTTCGCGATCGACCGAGCTGGGCGCGTTTCAGCGAGGGGCGTTTCTCCTCGCGATGCGAGCGAGGCTCGACATCGTTCCGGTTGGCATCATCGGGACCAGAGATGTGATGCCGGTCGGGAAGTTGATCATTCGATCGGGCCCTGTCACCATTCGGATCGCGGCACCAATCCCGGTCGCCGACTATCCCGCCCCCCGCAGGGACGAGCTCACTGAAAGGACGCGCGCGGAGATCGAAGCTCTCCTGCGCGAAGCCCACGCTGAATGA
- a CDS encoding alkaline phosphatase family protein, with amino-acid sequence MKKQSILFTIALTLVCFGAAGAEQPSKMMVIGFDGVDARLTEQWMDAGELPNLARLRDEGTFSHLRPTIPPQTPVSWSTFSTGIDPGRTGIFDFLRRDPATYYPVFAAIDEGTAPFLLGEHNGWLAGGVVALLVIGISFGLMLLFRVKRWIAFVIAIASGLVFGHLGRVWAEANIPSQRPTVESRQSGTPMWEVLGKAGFSTRVVHVPVTFPAHELENGHLLSGLGVPDISARVGKPFFFTSELDFNRSRSNEFSIEVVQLEDNRGVIETEIVGPPNKLFDEPPYISIPMTVEVAEDRQSVELRVGSQEVTLRPGEWSDWVEFDFPFSSLVTVHGISRFHLFSVEPEVKIYLSPINFDPRNLPPGFDISHPTDWAGELAEIYGPYKTIGWQIDTWAISEGFADEKTFWDDLEWTVAQYRPMYRDFLASDDDLFIQVFEFPDRVGHVFFRLEDPEHPAYDPELAEEWGDSILRAYKIMDELVGEAMALSATNGSELIVMSDHGFSTWRWTVNYNTWLAENGYLALRSGVEVKERNVEILFDHGEFWENVDWSGTKAYALGLGDVYINLAGRERDGIVQPGAEYEGLKEELKEKLEAMVDPATGRNPVSRVFTREEAYGSFDPNVMPDLIVANSEGYRVSWQTSLGGVQKEIFAENDAVWSGDHCSLDPELVKGIFFSNRKLERAAEPYIADIYPTVLAHFGVDAPYEVDGKVLD; translated from the coding sequence ATGAAAAAACAATCGATCCTTTTCACAATCGCTCTCACGCTCGTCTGCTTTGGAGCGGCCGGCGCCGAACAGCCCTCGAAGATGATGGTGATCGGGTTCGACGGCGTCGACGCCCGGCTCACCGAACAGTGGATGGACGCGGGCGAGCTTCCGAACCTGGCGAGGCTCCGCGACGAGGGCACTTTCTCGCATCTCCGGCCGACGATCCCGCCGCAGACCCCGGTCTCATGGTCGACGTTCTCGACCGGAATCGACCCGGGACGCACCGGAATCTTCGACTTTCTGAGACGCGATCCTGCGACGTACTACCCGGTCTTCGCGGCGATCGACGAGGGAACCGCGCCGTTTCTGCTCGGCGAGCACAACGGATGGCTCGCGGGGGGCGTCGTTGCGTTGCTGGTCATCGGGATTTCCTTCGGCCTGATGCTTCTCTTCCGAGTGAAGCGCTGGATCGCGTTTGTCATCGCGATTGCCTCCGGCCTGGTCTTCGGTCACCTCGGTCGCGTCTGGGCGGAGGCCAACATCCCCAGCCAGCGCCCGACCGTCGAGTCCCGCCAGAGCGGCACTCCGATGTGGGAAGTGCTCGGAAAGGCCGGATTCAGTACGCGCGTGGTCCATGTTCCCGTGACGTTTCCGGCGCACGAGCTCGAGAACGGACACCTTCTTTCCGGCCTCGGAGTGCCCGACATCTCCGCAAGAGTCGGCAAACCGTTCTTCTTCACCTCGGAGCTCGATTTCAACCGCTCCCGATCGAACGAGTTCTCGATCGAGGTCGTTCAGCTCGAGGACAACCGCGGCGTCATCGAGACCGAGATCGTCGGACCGCCGAACAAACTCTTCGACGAGCCCCCCTACATCTCGATTCCGATGACCGTCGAGGTCGCTGAGGATCGCCAGTCGGTCGAGCTCCGCGTCGGAAGCCAGGAAGTCACTCTTCGGCCGGGAGAGTGGAGCGACTGGGTAGAGTTCGATTTCCCCTTCAGCAGCCTGGTCACGGTCCACGGGATCAGCAGGTTTCATCTCTTCTCGGTCGAGCCGGAAGTGAAGATCTATCTCTCGCCGATCAATTTTGATCCGCGGAATCTTCCGCCGGGGTTCGACATCTCGCATCCGACGGACTGGGCGGGAGAGCTCGCCGAGATCTACGGCCCGTACAAGACGATCGGCTGGCAGATCGATACGTGGGCGATCTCGGAAGGCTTCGCTGACGAAAAGACATTCTGGGACGATCTCGAATGGACCGTCGCGCAGTATCGCCCGATGTATCGCGACTTTCTCGCGAGCGACGACGATCTGTTCATCCAGGTTTTCGAATTTCCCGACCGGGTCGGTCACGTCTTCTTCCGACTCGAGGACCCCGAGCATCCTGCCTATGATCCCGAACTGGCAGAAGAGTGGGGCGATTCGATCCTGCGGGCCTACAAGATCATGGACGAGCTCGTGGGGGAGGCAATGGCACTCTCCGCCACGAACGGCTCGGAGCTCATCGTGATGTCGGATCACGGGTTCTCGACGTGGCGATGGACGGTCAATTACAACACCTGGCTTGCGGAGAACGGATATCTCGCCCTCAGGAGCGGCGTCGAGGTGAAGGAACGGAATGTCGAGATCCTCTTCGATCACGGCGAGTTCTGGGAGAACGTCGACTGGAGCGGGACGAAGGCCTACGCGCTCGGGCTCGGTGACGTCTACATCAATCTCGCGGGGAGGGAGAGGGACGGGATCGTGCAGCCGGGTGCGGAGTACGAAGGGCTGAAGGAAGAGCTGAAGGAGAAGCTGGAAGCAATGGTGGACCCGGCGACCGGACGCAATCCCGTATCACGCGTCTTCACGCGCGAAGAAGCGTACGGTTCGTTCGACCCCAATGTGATGCCCGACCTGATCGTCGCGAATTCCGAGGGGTATCGGGTGAGCTGGCAGACCTCGCTCGGGGGGGTGCAGAAGGAGATTTTCGCCGAGAACGATGCCGTCTGGAGTGGCGACCACTGTTCGCTCGATCCGGAGCTCGTCAAGGGCATCTTCTTCTCGAACCGGAAGCTCGAGCGAGCCGCAGAGCCGTACATCGCCGACATCTATCCCACCGTGCTCGCGCATTTCGGCGTCGACGCTCCTTACGAGGTCGACGGCAAAGTGCTCGATTGA
- a CDS encoding PP2C family protein-serine/threonine phosphatase, translated as MNYRSLLDQVMRTLDEVDIADRSESSIREVAETIASNFREELGIKGGRIFRWEGTSYELVGRFGTHGKGALGIVISASYAPIRELLEKGILVMDRNDPAADPNLEKKLGAKRFAAIVVGDDDFIISFDITTDTPREDIFQALAIVRHAINQKLRVNRFESMIREAQRIQQSILPTTSPQFEGFDIHGRTVAAEHVAGDYFGYLRLSPKSLGLAVADATGHGLPAALVVRDIHMGLRMGADRDFKIVRTVEKLNRIIHESGISTKFVSLVYAELEASGTLVYANAGHPAPLLINGSRVEWLTSGGPVLGPTPDASYTRGYVNIEPGGVLCLYSDGIVEATNAKGEELGQERLERMLESLRNEDAETIVTTILEKVDEWDRGEPDDRTVVIIRRT; from the coding sequence ATGAACTACAGGTCTCTTCTCGATCAGGTGATGCGAACCCTGGACGAGGTCGACATCGCCGATCGCTCGGAGTCTTCGATCCGGGAGGTCGCCGAGACGATCGCGTCGAACTTCCGGGAAGAGCTGGGGATCAAGGGAGGACGCATCTTCCGCTGGGAGGGGACGAGTTACGAGCTCGTCGGCCGGTTCGGTACACACGGGAAGGGGGCGCTCGGAATCGTAATCTCGGCTTCGTATGCTCCGATCCGGGAGCTTCTCGAAAAGGGAATCCTGGTCATGGATCGGAACGATCCCGCCGCCGACCCGAATCTCGAGAAAAAGCTCGGAGCCAAACGGTTCGCGGCGATCGTCGTGGGCGACGACGACTTCATCATCAGCTTCGACATCACGACCGATACTCCGAGAGAAGACATCTTTCAGGCGCTCGCAATCGTCCGCCACGCGATCAATCAGAAGCTTCGGGTCAACCGGTTCGAGTCGATGATCCGGGAGGCGCAGCGAATCCAGCAGTCGATCCTACCGACGACGAGTCCGCAGTTCGAGGGATTCGACATTCACGGCCGGACCGTCGCAGCGGAGCACGTCGCCGGTGACTACTTCGGTTACCTCCGGCTCTCGCCCAAGTCGCTCGGCCTCGCCGTGGCCGACGCCACGGGACACGGCCTGCCGGCAGCGCTCGTGGTCAGAGATATTCACATGGGACTCCGGATGGGGGCGGACCGGGATTTCAAGATCGTGCGAACGGTCGAAAAGCTGAACCGGATCATTCACGAATCCGGAATCTCGACCAAATTCGTCTCGCTCGTCTATGCGGAGCTCGAAGCCTCGGGGACCCTGGTCTACGCGAATGCGGGGCATCCGGCGCCGCTTCTGATCAATGGCAGCCGCGTCGAATGGCTGACCTCGGGGGGGCCCGTGCTCGGCCCGACACCTGATGCGTCCTACACGCGAGGCTACGTCAACATCGAGCCCGGCGGCGTCCTCTGTCTCTACAGCGACGGGATCGTCGAGGCGACCAATGCGAAGGGGGAGGAGCTCGGTCAGGAGCGTCTCGAGCGAATGCTCGAATCATTGCGGAACGAAGACGCCGAGACGATCGTCACGACCATTCTCGAGAAAGTCGATGAGTGGGATCGCGGTGAGCCCGACGATCGGACGGTCGTGATCATCCGCCGGACCTGA